Proteins from a genomic interval of Ignavibacteriales bacterium:
- a CDS encoding YCF48-related protein has protein sequence MKKLLLLGLFLFCSEELFSRQAGWTTTTQPPISSMTSLYAQDANTVLVVGENRTVIRSTDAGVTWTKQHFQISETLNDVRFVDASTIWVVGSSGVLYKTTNGGSTWESVPSGTAKTLYAIATSGSITCAVGSDGKIIRSTNAGATWTAPVSETRLRFYEDIQFTGSTTAVVVGSGSQILRTTDAGSTWSNISLGTSWVKEVSFANSLLGWAVGITASYISITDDIFYGISTNIQGKRSSVWKTTDGGQTWGVGVLPTTNWLDGVHFVDANTGWIVGEGGAILKTADGGTTWNTQTSGTTVRLSSVCFFDNQKGIAIGPSGTILRTTDGGTSWTSVASGTSKNLISVALSSPQLGIAVGEGGTILKTTDGGASWQSLSGGNSTWLYSLCAIGSLDGWAVGTNGTILRTTDGGTTWILKNSGTTDYLQAASFVDKQTGWAVGSTNVFRTDDGGESWTKTWTSSGQYFGAVSFVDKNSGWMAGYKGAYPYEGVIVKTLDGGRVWSEQVIPSSRKLNALRFLDASTGYAVGDSGTILRTTNAGDTWVSAVSGATTTLVSVGFANTSTGWAVGYEGTILKTTDGGKSWGLQSTNATSSSSFYGIHPVSESVAWIAAYGAVLKTNNGGGAAMFTPKPVTPAPNALGVLSGTSFQWNRSVGASTYRLQISNSISFSSAVVDKSGIADTAYVVANLEPTATYYWRVRAEYSGGTSFWSKVQRFETLGITWRNQSVSSYAYLMGVHFVTPSTGWVVGNSGVILKTSNGGKNWNVQNGAGSVYLNSVFFADSLTGWAAGESGKLFVTRDGGSTWISQATGVTQTLNRVRFLNPSKGWIAAGGGVVLRTTDGGSTWLASSTGSSEYVYSVFSLDGSTVWAVDRNGVYKSSDGGATWVKNTTVSYTADMFFTSPQKGWVLAQRGFYRTTNGGVSWLWSEAGTNADLKGLWFLDSLRGWAVGTSGAMVYTADGGATWQTRTSGTTNYLYGLCFVNDSTGWAVGSSTILKATKSPGVGSSTPLILAPANQATSVGLNPTLSWAAVSNATSYRVQVCRYSWYEGFTWIDSSGILSASFTLASLSTETQYYWRVAAYDNDGISNWSEVWSFKTKSLTPSAPLLCGPVNNSTGTPSNVTLYWNRVEDATSYRMQISTLQSFASTFIDQTVSDTSYLANGLSASTEYFWHVRASVGGMSSAYSTTWKFTTIIVGPPMPSLAAPPNQSVSVPLNSTLRWNRSVGAASYRVQLSSTADFSALLFDKSVADTVCPATGLIANTTYYWRVNATDSTGTCKWAGAWSFVTSATGWVKTSGTYGLSMSVTFVDQSLGWMSTYSGDILKTTDGGSSWTTQTSGTSSVLYSICFVNSSVGWAAGSKGVIVKTSNGGTQWMPQTSGTAQDIKDIDFVDTQTGWAVTQDGLVLKTTDGGSSWNSQTVPTTTYLNGVDAIDPQRAYVVGASVVFKTTDGGATWISQAIDAFAYLMDVFFLNSQLGWTVGADARMLKTTDGGASWVSQSPPTLNWLTGIRFIDASRGWAVGWNGTVMKTTDGGTTWGLQRTGSTGSFYALHCLDTAKVWAVGSGLYKTNDGGGPMLFPSNLVVPSNGAKNVSLTPALTWTGVPNAVSYQVQVSYYANFTPVLLTVNTLSSVTTPIGPLSLDKTHYWRVIATLNDSLKLVSAAGQFSTIRTTQAERLDGVPSEFALYHNYPNPFNPSTRIQFDIPHTSFVTLKVYTALGVEVATLVSSELSAGRFEAVWNAGNVSSGIYFYRIQAGTYTHTRKMVLLR, from the coding sequence ATGAAGAAACTACTGCTTCTCGGCCTGTTCCTTTTCTGTTCAGAAGAACTTTTCTCTCGCCAGGCGGGGTGGACTACCACAACCCAGCCTCCGATCAGTTCCATGACAAGCCTCTATGCTCAAGATGCCAACACAGTTCTTGTGGTTGGCGAGAATCGCACGGTGATACGTTCAACTGATGCCGGTGTGACCTGGACGAAACAGCATTTCCAGATTAGCGAGACTTTGAATGATGTTCGCTTTGTCGATGCATCGACTATCTGGGTCGTCGGATCCTCGGGAGTGCTGTACAAAACCACAAACGGCGGATCGACATGGGAGTCAGTCCCTTCGGGTACTGCAAAGACTCTGTACGCCATCGCTACCTCAGGCAGCATCACGTGCGCAGTGGGGTCGGACGGCAAGATAATACGTTCCACCAATGCAGGCGCGACATGGACTGCGCCCGTCAGCGAAACCAGATTACGCTTCTACGAAGACATCCAATTCACGGGCTCAACAACTGCGGTTGTTGTTGGGAGTGGCAGCCAGATTTTGCGCACGACGGACGCGGGCTCGACCTGGAGCAATATCAGCCTCGGAACTTCCTGGGTCAAGGAGGTCTCATTTGCCAACAGCCTCCTGGGATGGGCGGTAGGGATCACGGCTTCTTATATCTCAATCACGGATGATATCTTCTACGGAATTTCGACGAACATCCAGGGGAAACGCAGCTCTGTCTGGAAGACCACCGACGGAGGCCAGACATGGGGGGTAGGCGTTCTTCCCACGACGAACTGGTTAGACGGAGTACATTTTGTTGATGCGAACACGGGATGGATCGTGGGGGAAGGCGGAGCGATACTGAAGACGGCGGACGGGGGGACGACGTGGAACACACAAACAAGTGGTACAACTGTGCGGCTTAGTTCGGTATGTTTCTTCGATAATCAAAAGGGGATCGCCATTGGGCCATCTGGTACTATTCTGAGAACAACAGACGGTGGTACGTCGTGGACGTCCGTCGCCAGCGGGACGAGCAAGAATCTTATCTCTGTCGCACTTTCTTCTCCTCAGCTTGGCATAGCGGTCGGGGAAGGTGGAACGATTCTGAAAACGACCGACGGTGGAGCGAGCTGGCAGAGCCTTTCGGGGGGGAATTCAACCTGGCTCTACAGCCTGTGTGCTATCGGTAGCCTCGATGGTTGGGCGGTTGGCACGAATGGTACAATCCTAAGGACGACAGATGGGGGGACGACGTGGATACTAAAGAACAGCGGAACAACCGACTATCTGCAAGCTGCGTCGTTTGTAGACAAACAAACCGGTTGGGCTGTCGGCTCAACGAATGTATTCAGGACAGATGATGGGGGAGAATCTTGGACGAAAACCTGGACGAGCTCAGGTCAGTATTTCGGTGCAGTATCGTTTGTTGACAAGAACAGCGGTTGGATGGCAGGCTACAAAGGGGCATACCCCTATGAGGGAGTCATTGTGAAGACTCTTGATGGTGGGCGGGTTTGGTCGGAGCAAGTTATTCCAAGTTCGCGTAAGCTTAATGCTCTCCGATTCCTCGATGCCTCGACTGGATATGCCGTTGGCGACAGTGGCACCATCCTCCGGACAACCAATGCTGGAGATACCTGGGTCTCAGCGGTAAGCGGGGCGACTACCACGCTCGTTTCTGTGGGATTCGCAAACACGAGCACAGGGTGGGCAGTCGGTTACGAAGGGACGATCTTGAAAACGACTGACGGCGGGAAGTCTTGGGGTCTGCAATCCACAAATGCCACCTCTTCTTCGTCCTTCTACGGTATCCATCCTGTGAGTGAGTCTGTTGCATGGATTGCCGCGTATGGTGCAGTGCTGAAGACAAATAACGGAGGAGGGGCGGCGATGTTCACTCCCAAGCCGGTGACACCGGCACCGAACGCTTTGGGGGTCCTGTCCGGCACAAGCTTTCAGTGGAACCGGTCAGTCGGTGCTTCGACATATCGACTGCAGATCTCAAATTCAATTAGCTTTTCCTCAGCCGTTGTTGACAAGAGCGGCATTGCGGACACGGCGTACGTTGTGGCAAATCTGGAACCTACAGCCACCTACTACTGGCGGGTTCGTGCAGAATACAGCGGCGGGACAAGTTTCTGGAGCAAGGTCCAACGATTCGAAACGCTGGGCATCACGTGGCGAAATCAATCTGTCAGTAGTTATGCATACCTCATGGGTGTTCACTTTGTCACACCATCGACAGGGTGGGTTGTCGGAAACAGCGGTGTGATCCTGAAGACGTCCAACGGAGGGAAGAATTGGAATGTGCAGAATGGAGCAGGAAGTGTCTACCTGAATTCAGTATTCTTCGCCGACAGTTTGACGGGTTGGGCTGCTGGTGAGTCCGGCAAATTGTTCGTCACTCGGGACGGAGGCAGCACATGGATCAGTCAAGCGACCGGAGTGACACAAACTCTCAATCGCGTCCGGTTCCTGAATCCCTCAAAGGGGTGGATCGCTGCAGGTGGTGGTGTTGTGCTCAGAACGACGGACGGGGGTTCGACGTGGCTCGCATCCAGCACGGGAAGTTCCGAATATGTCTATTCAGTTTTTTCACTCGATGGTTCAACCGTCTGGGCTGTCGACAGGAATGGAGTGTACAAAAGCTCTGACGGAGGCGCCACGTGGGTCAAGAACACGACCGTATCGTACACAGCGGATATGTTTTTTACCAGTCCTCAGAAAGGCTGGGTGCTCGCACAACGGGGTTTCTATCGCACGACGAATGGAGGGGTGAGTTGGCTGTGGAGTGAGGCGGGGACCAACGCCGACCTCAAAGGACTCTGGTTCCTGGATTCACTCAGAGGTTGGGCTGTGGGGACCAGCGGGGCAATGGTGTATACCGCGGACGGTGGAGCAACGTGGCAAACAAGAACATCAGGTACGACCAATTATCTCTACGGTTTGTGCTTTGTCAATGATTCAACTGGATGGGCCGTCGGATCTTCGACCATCCTCAAGGCAACGAAATCGCCGGGAGTTGGATCTTCTACACCACTGATCCTTGCACCAGCGAATCAAGCAACCTCTGTAGGTTTGAATCCAACTCTGAGCTGGGCGGCAGTGAGCAATGCCACGTCCTATCGAGTTCAGGTGTGCAGGTATAGTTGGTACGAAGGCTTCACATGGATCGACTCTTCGGGGATTCTGTCCGCTTCTTTTACTCTCGCCAGCTTGTCAACTGAAACGCAGTACTATTGGCGTGTGGCCGCGTACGATAACGACGGTATCAGCAACTGGTCGGAAGTCTGGAGTTTCAAGACAAAGTCTCTGACGCCTTCGGCTCCACTTCTCTGCGGTCCGGTAAACAACTCCACAGGCACGCCGAGCAATGTTACATTGTATTGGAACAGGGTCGAGGATGCAACTTCCTACCGGATGCAGATTTCAACCCTTCAAAGTTTCGCATCCACATTCATCGATCAAACGGTGAGTGACACTTCATACCTCGCCAATGGCCTCAGTGCCAGCACGGAATACTTCTGGCATGTACGTGCCTCTGTCGGAGGAATGTCTAGTGCTTACTCCACGACCTGGAAATTCACAACCATTATAGTGGGTCCCCCCATGCCTTCGTTGGCTGCTCCTCCCAACCAATCGGTGAGTGTGCCGCTGAACAGTACGTTACGATGGAATCGATCGGTTGGCGCAGCTTCCTATCGAGTGCAACTATCAAGCACGGCTGATTTTTCAGCCCTGCTTTTCGATAAGAGCGTGGCAGATACGGTTTGCCCGGCGACAGGTCTGATCGCCAATACCACCTACTATTGGCGCGTGAACGCAACAGACAGCACCGGGACCTGCAAATGGGCCGGTGCGTGGAGCTTTGTCACCAGTGCGACAGGGTGGGTCAAGACATCGGGGACCTACGGCTTGTCCATGTCAGTCACGTTCGTCGATCAATCTCTTGGCTGGATGAGTACCTACAGCGGGGACATACTGAAGACGACAGACGGCGGAAGCTCGTGGACGACGCAAACGTCGGGCACGTCCTCGGTGCTTTATTCTATATGCTTCGTTAACTCGTCCGTTGGCTGGGCAGCAGGGTCCAAGGGGGTAATCGTCAAAACTTCCAACGGGGGGACTCAATGGATGCCACAAACAAGTGGGACTGCGCAAGACATAAAAGACATAGATTTTGTCGATACTCAAACCGGATGGGCTGTGACACAGGACGGTCTCGTGCTCAAGACGACGGACGGTGGGTCATCCTGGAATTCTCAAACCGTGCCAACAACCACCTACCTTAATGGAGTGGATGCGATCGATCCTCAGAGGGCGTACGTTGTTGGCGCTAGTGTTGTTTTCAAGACGACGGATGGCGGTGCTACATGGATCTCACAGGCAATAGATGCATTTGCATATCTCATGGATGTCTTCTTCCTCAACTCACAACTTGGGTGGACTGTCGGCGCAGATGCAAGGATGTTGAAGACCACGGACGGGGGAGCGTCATGGGTGAGTCAATCTCCTCCGACGCTGAACTGGCTTACGGGAATTCGCTTCATTGACGCGTCCCGGGGATGGGCAGTTGGATGGAATGGAACTGTCATGAAGACTACCGATGGTGGCACAACATGGGGCTTGCAGCGCACTGGGTCGACAGGCTCGTTCTATGCCCTTCATTGCCTTGATACGGCGAAAGTCTGGGCGGTGGGGAGTGGACTGTATAAGACGAATGACGGGGGCGGTCCGATGCTCTTCCCATCGAATCTTGTCGTACCGTCGAACGGAGCAAAAAACGTATCACTGACTCCCGCACTCACGTGGACAGGAGTACCGAACGCTGTGTCGTATCAGGTGCAGGTCTCGTACTATGCGAATTTCACTCCAGTCCTGCTGACCGTGAACACCCTGAGTTCCGTGACAACTCCGATTGGTCCGCTGAGCCTGGACAAGACTCACTATTGGCGTGTCATCGCGACTCTCAACGACAGTCTGAAGCTCGTATCCGCAGCCGGGCAATTTTCGACGATACGTACCACGCAAGCAGAAAGACTTGATGGAG
- a CDS encoding T9SS type A sorting domain-containing protein yields the protein MIDDTVGKKILLAIAFFCLLLLVAAPSAVAQNCWGVSVGFKPITELGSDTYKGYSGGLYLGGRNERPWVHDTCGRAFARQIQPLDRSGTVDPVQGRIVLLSIGMSNTTQEFSAFKSIADKDPNKNPKLMIVDGAQGGQTAALIADPSAGFWVEVERRLLAAGVGNQQVQIVWLKEADANPTQAFPTHALLLQSELENIVRLLKSRYPNLKITYVSSRTYAGYATSTLNPEPYAYESGFAVKWMIERQIGGDTSLAFSGSRTRAPWLSWGPYLWADGMTPRVDRFIWQCGDCQADGTHPSSSGQAKVANLLLSFFKTDPTAIPWFVGSPGTSVEDQPSTQRVQFHLHQNYPNPFNPETAISFQLLAHSFVTIKVYDLLGREVSTLVDGIRMPGSHAVRWDASGFPSGIYFCRLEVRPLPGDGRSGFIETRKMVLAR from the coding sequence ATGATCGACGACACAGTCGGAAAGAAAATCTTGCTCGCTATTGCATTCTTCTGCCTTCTGTTACTGGTGGCAGCTCCTTCTGCTGTTGCCCAGAACTGCTGGGGGGTGTCCGTCGGGTTCAAACCGATTACCGAACTCGGCTCTGATACGTATAAAGGATACTCCGGAGGATTGTATCTCGGGGGGAGAAACGAACGGCCGTGGGTACATGATACCTGTGGGAGAGCGTTTGCCCGCCAGATACAGCCATTGGACCGTTCAGGGACTGTCGATCCCGTCCAGGGCAGGATCGTCCTGCTTTCGATCGGGATGTCCAACACAACGCAGGAGTTTTCCGCGTTCAAATCGATCGCAGACAAGGATCCAAACAAGAATCCGAAGCTTATGATTGTCGACGGAGCGCAGGGGGGACAAACTGCCGCGCTCATTGCGGACCCGTCTGCGGGTTTCTGGGTTGAAGTTGAACGGCGTCTCTTGGCCGCCGGCGTTGGCAATCAACAGGTCCAGATCGTCTGGCTCAAGGAGGCTGATGCGAATCCGACGCAGGCGTTTCCTACGCACGCACTTCTGCTTCAGAGCGAATTGGAGAACATCGTGCGCCTGTTGAAATCCCGGTATCCCAACCTGAAAATCACTTATGTCTCGAGCCGTACGTATGCTGGTTATGCGACGTCCACGTTGAACCCTGAGCCCTATGCGTATGAATCGGGGTTTGCAGTCAAATGGATGATCGAGAGACAAATCGGCGGGGACACGTCGCTCGCATTCTCGGGATCACGTACAAGGGCTCCATGGCTTTCATGGGGTCCGTACCTGTGGGCTGACGGAATGACGCCGCGTGTTGATCGCTTCATCTGGCAATGCGGTGATTGTCAGGCTGATGGGACTCATCCCTCCTCCAGTGGACAGGCGAAGGTAGCCAACCTCCTGCTCAGCTTCTTCAAAACTGATCCAACGGCGATTCCCTGGTTTGTCGGATCGCCTGGGACCTCCGTTGAGGATCAACCCTCGACTCAGCGCGTCCAGTTTCACCTTCATCAGAATTATCCAAATCCGTTCAACCCGGAAACAGCCATTAGCTTTCAGCTGTTGGCTCATAGCTTCGTTACGATCAAAGTGTATGATCTCCTCGGCCGGGAAGTCTCAACACTTGTTGATGGAATTCGGATGCCAGGATCTCATGCTGTCAGATGGGACGCATCTGGATTCCCGAGCGGGATCTACTTCTGTCGGCTTGAAGTCCGGCCTCTTCCCGGCGATGGCAGGAGCGGTTTCATCGAGACAAGGAAAATGGTGCTTGCACGATAG
- a CDS encoding M1 family aminopeptidase has product MKSFVSLILFLLVISVAPAQEIFSPKDPGETPNRTYDVLHYKIEIKLNDSAKSVEGKVTTTFVPLLPALKTAVFDAGEMKIKSVKDAKGKDLKFTSTTSSVSIEFDKPHSYRDTLKVSIEYSCTPKQGLTFNNTSGAIPGKRSQIWSQGEETTNHFWFPCYDYPNDKSTSEVIGTVDARYSFLSNGKLISVTENKKEKTKTFHWKETKPHSSYLIMIAAGEYTILRDNLGKLPLEYWVYTDDTTNGRASFKYTPAMIKFFNETIGFDYPWEKYAQIILQDHFGGMENTSATTLSDTWAVSDARGRIDNPSTSLLAHELVHQWWGDLVTCRDFRHMWLNESFASYYDPLFHRMFLGQDEFDYTLYQNQQAGVVVDTTRGRKPIVSVESYGENVYPRGAAVLHMLRFLLGDDLYHRAIKHYITKHAFQPVETNDLKIAIEESTGQNLQWFFDQWVYKAGHPVFAVSYQWDESAKHIALNVRQTQKTDSLTGVFRMPVDIEITTSAGATTHRIEILTKDSTYMLPVASRPSLVIFDKGDWLIKQLKFEKSFDEWKYQAMSATSLVDRILGIQALARMQKEGDVFSVFIDRMLHDSFWAVRRDAASQISQALAKYDSLRPAAKSALFAAIKDKRSEVRAVAAGALRWLRGNDVTQVLNGALNDSSYQVFGRALASIAKVDSAHALPVVKRYLTVPSRQNIVAGFALNALGTLDTAQAVAVAMEMVKDQTFTSTRFTSLSTIRWYGKGRGDAMAVVKEILKDPNESVRNYAALVLGDIGDASVIPALEALGNDKENPASATARQSVEKINKRINAVK; this is encoded by the coding sequence ATGAAGTCTTTCGTTTCTCTCATTTTATTTCTCCTCGTCATCTCGGTGGCTCCCGCGCAGGAGATCTTTTCTCCAAAGGACCCCGGTGAGACGCCGAACCGGACCTACGATGTGCTTCACTACAAGATCGAGATCAAGCTAAACGATTCTGCAAAATCGGTCGAAGGGAAGGTGACGACCACCTTTGTCCCGTTGCTCCCCGCTCTGAAAACGGCAGTATTCGATGCCGGTGAAATGAAGATTAAGAGTGTCAAAGATGCGAAGGGAAAAGACCTGAAGTTCACGTCCACCACTTCAAGTGTCTCCATCGAGTTCGACAAGCCGCACTCATACCGTGATACACTCAAGGTATCCATTGAATATTCGTGCACTCCGAAGCAGGGACTTACATTCAACAATACCAGCGGGGCCATACCCGGCAAGCGGTCTCAGATCTGGTCGCAGGGCGAAGAAACGACCAATCACTTCTGGTTCCCGTGCTACGATTATCCCAATGACAAATCGACGTCCGAAGTCATCGGTACGGTGGACGCGCGATACTCGTTCCTGTCGAACGGCAAGCTGATCAGTGTCACAGAAAACAAGAAGGAAAAGACGAAGACATTTCATTGGAAGGAAACGAAACCGCATTCTTCCTACCTGATCATGATCGCGGCAGGGGAATACACCATCCTGCGCGATAACCTCGGCAAGCTTCCTCTTGAGTACTGGGTATATACGGACGACACGACGAACGGCCGGGCGAGCTTCAAGTACACCCCAGCGATGATAAAGTTTTTCAACGAAACGATCGGGTTTGACTATCCGTGGGAAAAATACGCACAGATCATTCTTCAAGATCATTTCGGCGGGATGGAAAATACCTCGGCGACAACACTCTCTGACACCTGGGCTGTTTCCGACGCGCGGGGACGAATTGACAATCCTTCCACGAGTCTGCTTGCCCATGAGCTCGTGCACCAGTGGTGGGGGGATCTCGTGACGTGCCGGGACTTTCGCCACATGTGGCTCAACGAGAGCTTTGCCAGCTACTATGATCCATTGTTCCACCGGATGTTTCTCGGCCAGGATGAGTTTGACTACACGTTGTATCAGAACCAGCAGGCTGGAGTTGTCGTGGATACGACACGTGGACGGAAGCCCATCGTCAGCGTTGAGTCGTATGGCGAAAACGTGTATCCACGGGGGGCCGCTGTCCTCCACATGCTTCGCTTTCTGCTCGGCGACGACCTCTACCATCGGGCAATCAAGCACTACATCACGAAACACGCGTTCCAGCCTGTGGAAACAAACGATCTCAAAATCGCGATCGAAGAGAGCACCGGTCAGAATCTTCAATGGTTTTTCGATCAGTGGGTCTACAAGGCGGGCCATCCGGTTTTCGCCGTATCGTATCAATGGGATGAATCTGCGAAACACATAGCGCTTAACGTTCGCCAGACGCAGAAAACCGACAGCCTGACCGGAGTGTTCCGCATGCCGGTGGACATCGAGATCACCACGTCTGCGGGAGCGACAACTCATAGGATTGAGATTCTCACGAAGGACTCGACCTACATGCTTCCTGTTGCTTCGAGGCCTTCCCTGGTGATTTTTGACAAGGGAGATTGGTTGATCAAGCAGCTGAAATTCGAGAAATCGTTTGACGAATGGAAGTACCAGGCCATGTCGGCGACGAGCCTTGTTGACAGGATCCTCGGAATTCAGGCGCTCGCACGGATGCAGAAGGAAGGGGATGTCTTCTCCGTGTTCATAGACCGGATGCTGCACGATTCGTTCTGGGCGGTGCGACGCGACGCGGCTTCACAAATCTCCCAGGCATTGGCCAAGTACGATTCGTTGAGACCTGCCGCAAAGTCCGCGCTCTTCGCAGCGATCAAAGACAAGCGGTCGGAGGTCCGGGCCGTTGCTGCCGGCGCATTGCGATGGTTGAGAGGAAATGATGTCACTCAAGTCCTGAATGGCGCGCTCAACGATTCAAGTTACCAGGTCTTCGGCCGCGCACTTGCATCGATTGCGAAAGTGGATTCGGCACACGCTTTGCCAGTTGTGAAGCGGTATCTCACCGTCCCCTCGCGCCAAAACATCGTTGCTGGCTTTGCGTTGAATGCCCTCGGCACGCTGGATACTGCTCAGGCTGTTGCCGTCGCAATGGAGATGGTGAAAGACCAGACATTCACATCCACCAGGTTCACATCGCTCTCGACCATCCGGTGGTATGGCAAAGGGAGGGGAGACGCGATGGCCGTCGTCAAAGAAATCCTCAAGGATCCGAATGAATCGGTCAGAAATTACGCCGCGTTGGTTCTGGGAGATATCGGCGACGCATCCGTGATCCCTGCTCTGGAAGCACTAGGAAACGACAAGGAGAATCCTGCCTCTGCGACTGCCAGGCAGAGCGTCGAGAAGATCAACAAGAGGATCAATGCGGTGAAATAG
- a CDS encoding PQQ-binding-like beta-propeller repeat protein, producing MMRLLTVLLMVNAAASSEQPAMAGADRPIMLQSNPQHTGVYDVKPLHRLEGVRFTFKTDGPVRSTPALSNNVLYFGSGDGFFYAVDAGSGKERWHFKTGGAIHSSPAVAHGLVYFTSRDPHLYALDAVNGKEIWKFKMGKDLEYRNGFDYYLSSPTVVGNSLFIGSGDGNIYAFDTRTKRMLWKHPAGSRIRSTPAVANNLVIVGTMSGYVLALDAKDGSMKWKFATKGASLKIEDFGFDRSAVVSSPSIANGIVTVGCRDGFLYALDLERGEQKWVNDHAVSWVLSTPAIADGRVFAGSSDAQFLQSLDQSSGKEVWRFKTNGPVWSSAAVAGPMVYFGSNDGNLFALDRVSGTEQWRFKTNDRIFSSPVLSDGMVFFGSDDGTMYALKGSTAPDTTAASPERVVFWDSKPGAGKWFSGGADEWIRDYFKQVGYTVVDSKGLEEFMKERLGPNRGSVVVFAEHRVPEALVKEESPNALIRKYLDAGGKVVWLGPDPIAWKRDSTGKMLGIDYSVSQKILGIQYPGKSLEGIGWYASSVTAEGGKWGLQGWWVGLGWVDPGQVSSVLARDENGMAGAWVKNFGGPEGTGLVQLWLPRDRHVDLFHVKRAAEYGIQ from the coding sequence ATGATGCGATTGCTCACAGTTCTCCTGATGGTGAATGCGGCAGCTTCTTCGGAGCAACCAGCGATGGCCGGGGCAGATCGGCCAATAATGCTGCAGTCAAATCCGCAGCACACCGGCGTATACGACGTCAAACCGTTACATCGCCTCGAGGGGGTCAGGTTCACATTCAAGACGGACGGACCCGTGAGAAGCACACCGGCGTTGTCGAACAACGTCCTCTATTTCGGAAGCGGAGACGGCTTCTTCTACGCGGTGGATGCAGGTTCGGGGAAAGAGCGTTGGCACTTCAAGACAGGAGGGGCGATTCATTCATCCCCTGCCGTGGCGCATGGGCTGGTCTACTTCACCAGCAGGGATCCGCATTTGTACGCGCTTGACGCGGTCAACGGCAAAGAAATCTGGAAATTCAAGATGGGAAAGGACCTGGAGTACCGAAACGGTTTCGACTACTATCTTTCCTCACCGACGGTTGTCGGAAATTCTCTGTTCATCGGGAGCGGTGACGGCAATATCTACGCGTTCGATACCAGGACGAAGAGGATGCTCTGGAAACATCCTGCCGGATCGCGGATCCGTTCTACGCCCGCAGTTGCCAATAACCTTGTGATCGTAGGGACGATGAGCGGCTACGTACTTGCATTGGACGCGAAAGACGGGTCGATGAAATGGAAATTCGCCACGAAGGGTGCGTCACTGAAGATCGAGGATTTTGGTTTCGACCGATCGGCGGTTGTTTCGTCCCCCTCCATCGCGAACGGAATCGTGACAGTCGGATGCCGGGATGGTTTCCTGTATGCGCTTGACCTCGAACGGGGAGAGCAGAAGTGGGTGAACGACCATGCGGTATCGTGGGTCCTCTCAACTCCGGCCATCGCTGATGGCAGGGTATTCGCCGGCAGCTCCGATGCGCAGTTTCTCCAGAGCCTCGATCAATCATCAGGGAAGGAAGTCTGGAGGTTCAAGACAAACGGCCCGGTCTGGTCTTCCGCGGCGGTCGCCGGGCCGATGGTCTATTTCGGATCGAACGATGGAAACCTGTTCGCGCTTGACCGTGTGAGCGGAACAGAACAATGGCGGTTCAAAACCAACGATCGCATCTTCTCTTCTCCGGTCCTGTCAGACGGTATGGTCTTTTTCGGAAGTGACGATGGAACCATGTATGCCTTGAAGGGATCGACTGCGCCGGACACAACGGCCGCTTCTCCGGAAAGGGTGGTCTTCTGGGATTCCAAACCGGGAGCCGGAAAATGGTTCTCTGGAGGTGCGGATGAATGGATTCGCGACTACTTCAAGCAGGTTGGATACACGGTCGTTGATTCGAAAGGGCTGGAGGAGTTCATGAAGGAGCGGCTTGGTCCTAATCGCGGGAGCGTCGTCGTGTTCGCAGAACATCGGGTTCCCGAAGCCCTGGTCAAAGAAGAATCACCGAACGCGCTCATACGGAAATATCTGGATGCGGGCGGCAAAGTGGTCTGGCTCGGTCCGGACCCGATTGCATGGAAGCGCGATTCAACGGGGAAGATGCTCGGTATCGACTATTCGGTTTCGCAGAAAATACTCGGGATCCAGTATCCCGGGAAGAGTCTCGAAGGGATCGGATGGTATGCGTCAAGCGTCACAGCGGAAGGGGGAAAATGGGGACTTCAGGGCTGGTGGGTTGGACTCGGCTGGGTGGATCCCGGTCAGGTCTCCAGCGTCCTCGCCCGCGACGAGAATGGCATGGCGGGCGCGTGGGTGAAAAACTTTGGCGGGCCGGAAGGAACGGGACTGGTGCAGCTCTGGCTGCCGCGTGATCGGCACGTTGATCTCTTCCATGTCAAACGAGCTGCGGAATACGGAATACAATAA